From the genome of Fusobacteriaceae bacterium:
ACTTCTGACCGACAAGAATGTCCCCATCGATATCGGACATTTTTTTGCGGAAGACGGGATTCTCCTCAGGACCTTCCCCGATTTTGAATACCGCAAAGAGCAGCTGGAAATGGCGCTTCACATCGAAGAGGGGCTGAACAGTGAGACGAAAATTATCGTCGAGGCGGGGACCGGCACCGGAAAGACCCTCGCTTATCTGATCCCGGTCATCAAATGGGCCAAGCTCAACAAAAAACGGGCCGTCATCAGCACGAACACCATCAATCTCCAGGAACAGCTCCTCAACAAGGACATTCCGATCGTCAAGAAGATCATCGGGGAGGACTTCAAATACCTCCTCGTCAAGGGCCGGGGCAATTATCTCTGCAACCGGAAATACAGCAAGGCCGCCGTGGGGGAAAATATAGACGTCTCCGATTTCAGCCACGAGCAGAGCGTCCAGATCAAAGAGATCCTCAAATGGGGCGCTTCGACCCTGACCGGAGACCGTTCGGAGCTGGCCTTTGAGGTGGACGGGACGATCTGGGAGCATTTTTCCAGTGAAACCGACGTCTGCGCCGGGAACAAATGCCGCTTCCGGGATGAATGTTTCTTTATGCGCTCGCGGAATGAAAAGCGGCAGGCCGACATTCTGATCACGAACCACCACATGTTTTTTTCCGATCTGGCGATCCGCAAGGAAACAGGCTTTCAGACGGATTTCGCGATCATTCCCGACTACGGGCTGGCGGTCTTTGACGAGGCCCACAACGTCGAAAAGGTAGCCCGGGATTATTTTTCCCTGGAAATTTCCAAATACGGCTTTACCAAAGTCATGAACTATATTTACGCCTTCGAGGGCAAGCGGAAAAAGCAGGGCATGCTGGAAAATCTCTATCACTATCTGCGTACCTCGGCAACTGAAGATAAGGACGAGCTGCTCAAAGACCTCGACGACGTCAGGAAGGCCCACAGGACGCTTCTTACCGCCGGAAGGGAGTATTTCAACTACATCATCGACAGCTTCTCCAAGGGTCAGGAAGGGACCTTCACGTTCCGGATCAAAAAAGAAGAGATCGGCATGAACCGTTTTCTCGAGCGGATGGCCTTTTACCGAGAGGAATTTTCCAAAGAATATCTCGCCTACAGCAAAAAAGTCATGCGCCTCGTGACGCCCCTGGAGGACGATCCCGATCCCGAGGGGACGGTTTTGGACTTTGTCAAGTACCTGAAACGGCTCGACGCCTTTTTCAATACGCTCAAATTCGTCAACGCCTTCGAGGACGAAAACTATATCTACTGGATTGAGGTCAACAGCAAGAAAAGCAACGCGAAGCTTTTGGCCACGCCGCTCAAAATCGACCAGGAACTCAAACAGCACCTGTATCTCCATCTGCGGCAGATTATCTTTACGTCTGCGACCATCGCCATCGGCAGGAGCTTCGCCTATTTCAAGGGCTCTCTGGGCCTAAGCGATGAGCAGACCATCGACAAGGCCATCGCGTCACCCTTTGACTATGACCGGCAAATGAAGGTCTATGTGCCCCACGACGTGCACGAGCCCAACAGCGCCGCCTTCGCCGGAGAAATTTCCGAATATCTGAAGGGTCTTCTGACAAAGTCCATGGGGAAGACCTTCGTGCTCTTTACGTCCTACAAGCTCTTGAACTATGTCTATTACATGATACGGGACGATCTGGAGACGCTGGGGCTCGATCTTTTTATCCACGGCATGGCCCCCCGGACGAAGCTTCTCAACATGTTTCTCCAGAGCAAAAATCCCGTTCTTTTCGGCACGGACTCCTTCTGGGAAGGCGTCGACATCAAGGGGAGCCAGCTGAGTTCCGTGATCATCGTCAAACTCCCCTTTAAGGTCCCCAACGATCCCGTGACCGAGGCCATTATCGAGCATATCGAGTCCCAGGGACGAAATTCCTTCCTCAATTACCAGGTTCCCGAGGCCGTGATCAAATTCAAGCAGGGGATCGGGCGCCTGATACGGAGCAAAAGCGACCGGGGGATCATTACGATCCTGGACAACCGCGTGATTCACAAGCGCTACGGGCATTACTTCCTTGAGTCCATTCCCACGAGGAATACGCTGGTGGCGTCCAAACTCGATATTTTAAATGATATCGGCGTTCTGTTCTGAAAGCGCTTGTATTATTCCGGAAAATGTGATATAACCTTAAGATAAGCTGTCAACGCAAACAAGGGAGGCCCCATGAAAACCATCAACCTGTTCGGGATCAGGATTTCCCTCGACATTAAAAAGAACATGAAAAACGACCTCAATCGCTATTCCCCCGCGTCCACCATGCGGGAGAAGATCCTGTACCTGATTTTGATCATGGTTATTTTTGTACTGAGCTCGAAAATTTTCCTGATCTACCACAACAAAAGCTACAAAGTCGGGCAAATCGCCGAAACGGACATCTACGCGCAAAAAAACATCGTATTTCGCGACGACGAGGCCAAGGAAAAGATCATCGACGACATGATCAAGGCTTCGGGCAGAGAGTATGTGTACTCGGGCGAGGCCAAGGGGCTGTATCTTTCTTATTTTCACGACTTTTTTACCGAGATCCGGGAAGTAAAGACGCGGGTTTTGCCCGAGGTCCATATGAAGGACTTCGAGAAAAAAATCGGGAAGAGCATCCCGGAAGATATTATCAAATCCCTTGTGGCCATGCCGGATAACGATCTGGAAGCGCTGCAGAAATCCACGGAGGATTTCCTGACCCGGGTCTTTGACGAAGGGGTTTACCTCGATACGGTGGAAACCCGGATGAGCAAGGAGGCTATGGCGGAATTGGCCGCTTTTCCCGTGTTGCAACGCCGTCTCGTGGACTTGTTTCTCGTGGCCAACTACAAATACGACGCCGAAAAAACCAAGCGCAAAATCTACGACAAAGTGTCCCAGATCCAGGACCAGTATCTTGAGATCAAGGCGGGGACGCTATTGGTCAAGACCGGGGAGATGTTGACCGAAAAAAAGATCCGTATCCTTGAGAGCGCCAATATTTATTCGCTCCGGAAGGGGATCTTTTATTTCGCCGGCAATATCCTCTATCTGGTCCTCGTGTCCGTTGTCTTTTACATGCTGCTGTTCACACAATTCCGGGAGGAGATCCTCGACAAGGGCAAATACCGGAGTACATTTCTGATCCTGATCGTGGTCTTTCTGGCCGCGAGAATTTTCGGGGACAAATACCTCTACGGGCTGCCCATCGATACGGGGCTGTTTTTGCTGGTACTCATTACGAAAGAGCGCTTTTCCAAAGTCATGTTTCCCTTTATGCTGATCTACATGCTGCCCCTGGCCGAATACAATCTGCTGTATTTCTTTATTTACGCGGTGTCCTTTCCGCTGACCTGCTACATGATGCGGGACGTGACCACAAGGGCCAGCATCA
Proteins encoded in this window:
- a CDS encoding DEAD/DEAH box helicase, yielding MKAEERIHPEACELMKNAIAEAGGNEVFFRGIPDDRGIVMKAQVLARGNRGSVPAILKIMRKGEVILHNHPSGYLYPSDADTEIASVYANAMAGAAYIINNDVTELYVITELLTDKNVPIDIGHFFAEDGILLRTFPDFEYRKEQLEMALHIEEGLNSETKIIVEAGTGTGKTLAYLIPVIKWAKLNKKRAVISTNTINLQEQLLNKDIPIVKKIIGEDFKYLLVKGRGNYLCNRKYSKAAVGENIDVSDFSHEQSVQIKEILKWGASTLTGDRSELAFEVDGTIWEHFSSETDVCAGNKCRFRDECFFMRSRNEKRQADILITNHHMFFSDLAIRKETGFQTDFAIIPDYGLAVFDEAHNVEKVARDYFSLEISKYGFTKVMNYIYAFEGKRKKQGMLENLYHYLRTSATEDKDELLKDLDDVRKAHRTLLTAGREYFNYIIDSFSKGQEGTFTFRIKKEEIGMNRFLERMAFYREEFSKEYLAYSKKVMRLVTPLEDDPDPEGTVLDFVKYLKRLDAFFNTLKFVNAFEDENYIYWIEVNSKKSNAKLLATPLKIDQELKQHLYLHLRQIIFTSATIAIGRSFAYFKGSLGLSDEQTIDKAIASPFDYDRQMKVYVPHDVHEPNSAAFAGEISEYLKGLLTKSMGKTFVLFTSYKLLNYVYYMIRDDLETLGLDLFIHGMAPRTKLLNMFLQSKNPVLFGTDSFWEGVDIKGSQLSSVIIVKLPFKVPNDPVTEAIIEHIESQGRNSFLNYQVPEAVIKFKQGIGRLIRSKSDRGIITILDNRVIHKRYGHYFLESIPTRNTLVASKLDILNDIGVLF
- a CDS encoding HDIG domain-containing protein; translated protein: MKTINLFGIRISLDIKKNMKNDLNRYSPASTMREKILYLILIMVIFVLSSKIFLIYHNKSYKVGQIAETDIYAQKNIVFRDDEAKEKIIDDMIKASGREYVYSGEAKGLYLSYFHDFFTEIREVKTRVLPEVHMKDFEKKIGKSIPEDIIKSLVAMPDNDLEALQKSTEDFLTRVFDEGVYLDTVETRMSKEAMAELAAFPVLQRRLVDLFLVANYKYDAEKTKRKIYDKVSQIQDQYLEIKAGTLLVKTGEMLTEKKIRILESANIYSLRKGIFYFAGNILYLVLVSVVFYMLLFTQFREEILDKGKYRSTFLILIVVFLAARIFGDKYLYGLPIDTGLFLLVLITKERFSKVMFPFMLIYMLPLAEYNLLYFFIYAVSFPLTCYMMRDVTTRASIISTGVKSAMFRVFLFFILTLLLKIDSSYLMLFGAELLIAGLVSGTLAVALLPYFERTFNILTVFKLLELGDLSHPLLKKLSVEAPGTFSHSMMVATLAEKAAMALNLNHIFARVACYYHDIGKTKRPKFFTENREGESNPHDDISPFMSKLIIANHTKDGVEMGREAGIPLEIRNIMLEHHGTTLIAYFYNKAKTIDPNVSEEDFRYPGPRPRSREAGIILLADAIEAAVRSLDDKTPKSMETMIRAIIRTKIEENQLEDTFLTFKDIEVIIASFIKSLAGIHHERVKYPGQEAPKALEHKA